The Cheilinus undulatus linkage group 2, ASM1832078v1, whole genome shotgun sequence genome has a window encoding:
- the LOC121524359 gene encoding olfactory receptor 13H1-like, with protein sequence MKSNVTVSGEILEIQGFSISPEFTYPLFFLLLFVYFSLLFSNIGVLVLIITEKSLHQPMYMLFCNLSVNDLIGNTVLLPQLMAHIISTERFVTFKQCAFQAFCSHTFGSASHMILVIMAIDRYVAICHPLRYSSIMTTRTVIGLSVTAWGVSLVLVSVLIGLTVRLSHCRSLIQNAYCDNASLFKLSCEDVSINNIYGLFFTVLLFSCSIGGIAVTYIRIALICWIKKNKELNNRALQTCASHLVLYVIMLWSGFLTIILHRFPDYPDLRKIAYILFHVIPANLNPVIYGMQTRSLREKITQILKRKVTPT encoded by the coding sequence ATGAAAAGCAACGTGACCGTGTCAGGGGAAATCCTGGAGATCCAAGGCTTCAGCATCTCTCCTGAGTTTACTTACCCTCTGTTTTTCTTACTGCTGTTTGTGTACTTCTCTCTGCTTTTTTCCAACATTGGAGTCCTTGTGCTCATCATCACAGAGAAGAGTCTGCACCAGCCGATGTACATGCTTTTCTGTAACCTCTCTGTCAATGATCTGATCGGTAACACAGTCCTGCTGCCTCAGCTCATGGCCCACATCATCTCCACAGAGCGCTTTGTCACCTTCAAACAATGTGCTTTTCAAGCTTTTTGCAGCCACACGTTCGGCTCTGCTTCACATATGATCCTTGTCATTATGGCTATTGATAGATACGTAGCAATATGTCACCCTCTGAGATACAGCTCAATTATGACCACCAGAACTGTCATCGGACTGTCTGTGACTGCATGGGGGGTGTCTTTGGTGCTGGTGTCTGTTCTTATTGGTCTCACAGTGAGGCTGTCTCACTGTAGATCTCTCATTCAAAATGCTTACTGTGACAATGCATCCCTCTTTAAGCTTTCCTGTGAAGATGTATCAATCAACAACATCTACGGACTCTTTTTCACCGTGCTGCTGTTCAGCTGCTCCATCGGCGGCATAGCTGTCACCTACATTAGGATAGCTCTAATCTGCTGGatcaagaagaacaaagagctgAATAACAGAGCGCTACAAACATGTGCCAGCCACCTGGTTCTGTACGTCATAATGCTCTGGTCAGGTTTTTTGACTATCATATTACACCGTTTCCCAGATTACCCAGATCTCAGGAAGATTgcttatattttatttcatgtgaTCCCGGCAAATTTAAACCCGGTTATTTATGGGATGCAAACAAGatcattaagggaaaaaattACCCAAATACTGAAAAGAAAAGTGACCCCAACCTAG
- the LOC121516943 gene encoding olfactory receptor 52J3-like: protein MENESFGFRSELTLDPFSIPPGGKYPIFFFGIAVYFFAIFCNLTLLTLIIVKKNLHKPMYFILFSLPLNDLIGISAMLPKVLSDIVTESSRVFYPLCVLQAFLLHMYGGGILFILAAMSFDRYAAICMPLRYSSIMTPRVVVFIVSLVWGLDFVLIVSLFSLQTRLPRCRSVIMNVFCDNPSLLKLTCGNTMLNNIIGLFTTAVMQVVSVSVQVFSYVKILITCVVSRRSEAKAKAVNTCVAQLVIIIIFQIVGMFTILSHRFKNVSADLQKIMGMLIFVVPPLLNPLVYGLYTREIRNTLLTVLKKSRVSA, encoded by the coding sequence ATGGAAAATGAATCATTTGGTTTTAGATCTGAGTTAACTCTGGACCCATTTTCTATCCCACCTGGAGGAAAGTACCCCATATTCTTTTTTGGTATTGCAGtctatttttttgcaattttctgcaACCTGACTTTGTTGACTCTGATCATTGTGAAGAAAAACCTTCACAAGCCCATGTACTTCATCCTGTTCAGTCTTCCCCTTAATGATTTGATTGGGATCTCTGCAATGCTTCCTAAAGTCTTGTCAGACATTGTTACTGAGTCCAGCAGAGTTTTCTATCCTCTCTGTGTCTTACAGGCTTTTCTGCTGCACATGTACGGTGGAGGGATTCTGTTTATACTCGCAGCCATGTCTTTTGATCGTTATGCAGCCATCTGCATGCCGCTACGTTACAGCTCCATCATGACCCCCAGAGTTGTCGTCTTTATCGTGTCTCTAGTTTGGGGTCTTGACTTTGTCCTGATTGTTTCACTGTTCTCCCTGCAGACTAGACTTCCCCGCTGCAGGTCTGTCATCATGAATGTGTTCTGCGATAACCCCTCTCTGCTGAAGCTCACATGTGGAAACACGATGCTCAACAACATCATAGGACTGTTCACCACAGCTGTCATGCAGGTTGTGAGTGTCTCTGTTCAGGTGTTTTCATATGTGAAGATCCTGATCACATGTGTGGTTTCACGGAGGTCTGAAGCAAAAGCTAAAGCAGTCAACACATGTGTGGCTCAGCTGGTCATAATCATCATATTTCAGATTGTAGGAATGTTCACTATTTTATCTCACAGGTTCAAAAATGTTTCGGCTGACCTGCAGAAGATCATGGGCATGCTGAtatttgttgttcctcctctcCTCAATCCGCTTGTATACGGCTTATATACAAGAGAAATACGAAACACTTTACTCACAGTCTTAAAGAAGAGTAGAGTTTCTGCATAA
- the LOC121516950 gene encoding olfactory receptor 1M1-like codes for MSTNASSVVLLTLETLGLSDLSVYPAFLLGTLTYLFIMFCNLLILMTIAWTKSLQKPMFILLLNLVTSDMVGATSLFPQLIVSIVTKSRLISYPACVIQALLIHIYGTGNLLILSAMAYDRYIAICCPLRYNAIMSSNTLVKIIISAWFINFSLIFTLIFLLVRLKICRTHIVDLYCNNPSLLKLVCEDTRVNNYYGLAGIAFLQGGPLLIILYTYAQILRTCVMNSQPDARRKAIQTCGTHLVVFMILEFNTFITLLAHRIESASPFMRRALGVSVVIFPPFLDPIIYGLKTAELKQSIKMFLRRSVGSSKL; via the coding sequence ATGTCCACAAATGCCTCTTCAGTAGTATTACTCACACTGGAAACCCTGGGTTTATCTGATCTATCTGTTTACCCAGCCTTTCTGTTAGGGACTTTAACATATCTGTTTATCATGTTCTGTAACTTGTTGATATTAATGACGATCGCTTGGACTAAATCCCTGCAGAAGCCCATGTTTATCCTGCTGTTAAACCTGGTCACCAGTGACATGGTGGGAGCTACAAGTTTGTTTCCTCAGCTCATTGTGAGCATCGTGACAAAGAGCAGACTGATATCATACCCTGCATGTGTCATTCAAGCTCTTCTCATTCATATCTACGGCACAGGGAACTTACTGATCCTGAGTGCTATGGCTTATGACAGATACATCGCTATATGTTGCCCTTTGAGGTATAATGCCATCATGAGTTCAAATACCTTGGTGAAAATTATCATTTCAGCATGGTTTATTAATTTCTCTTTGAtctttactttaatttttctgcTTGTACGTTTGAAAATCTGCAGAACTCACATTGTAGACCTGTACTGTAACAATCCGTCTTTATTAAAGCTGGTCTGTGAGGACACCAGAGTGAACAACTACTATGGATTAGCTGGTATAGCTTTTCTCCAAGGTGGGCCGTTGCTGATAATACTGTACACCTATGCACAGATCCTACGTACATGTGTGATGAACAGTCAACCAGACGCCAGGAGAAAAGCCATTCAGACGTGTGGCACACATTTAGTCGTCTTTATGATCCTCGAATTTAACACTTTCATCACACTCCTCGCTCACCGCATCGAGAGCGCGTCGCCTTTTATGAGAAGGGCCCTCGGAGTGTCAGTAGTaattttccccccatttttggaCCCGATTATCTACGGACTGAAAACTGCAGAACTCAAGcagagcattaaaatgtttctgaggAGAAGCGTGGGCTCATCAAAGCTGTGA
- the LOC121516954 gene encoding olfactory receptor 10A3-like — MQNLYNISSTLVLHGYNLPSEAVIPAFLFASLSYMIILFCNLILILTIVLNKSLHHPMYLILLNLPIYDLIGASAFFPQFIKEILTDSRTMQYSACVAQAFFIHIYGGGTVFTLTAMAYDRYIAICCPLKYNTVMTNAHIMKIITGVWVSSVATMGVLFILLLRLPRCRSELTLTYCDNPSLLSLVCADTTINNIYGLFVVAVSQVIANGMILYTYLQILLACFRSKGTDTKAKALQTCATHMAVYLLLECLGLCTIISYRVQRISPHLRRFLGMSTLIFPPTLNPIIYGLRTKEIRDKFIHFVKNKILPF; from the coding sequence ATGCAGAACCTGTACAACATATCGTCTACTTTGGTGCTACACGGCTACAATCTCCCCTCTGAAGCCGTCATTCCTGCGTTTCTTTTCGCAAGTCTGAGCTACATGATCATCCTTTTCTGCAacctcatcctcatcctcaccATTGTACTGAACAAATCCCTGCATCACCCCATGTACCTCATCCTGCTTAACCTTCCCATCTATGACCTTATCGGGGCCTCTGCTTTCTTCCCACAGTTCATTAAAGAGATCCTGACAGATAGCAGGACTATGCAATACTCTGCGTGTGTCGCCCAGGCCTTTTTCATCCACATCTATGGAGGAGGGACTGTGTTCACGTTGACTGCCATGGCCTATGATCGGTACATTGCCATATGCTGTCCTCTGAAATACAACACAGTGATGACGAATGCTCACATCATGAAAATCATCACAGGTGTGTGGGTGAGCAGTGTTGCCACTATGGGTGTGCTTTTCATTCTGCTTTTACGTTTACCTCGCTGTCGATCTGAACTCACCCTCACCTACTGTGACAACCCCAGTCTGCTAAGTCTGGTCTGTGCTGACACCACCATCAACAACATCTACGGCCTCTTTGTGGTGGCCGTCTCACAGGTAATAGCTAACGGGATGATATTGTACACGTATCTGCAGATCCTTCTAGCATGCTTTAGATCTAAAGGCACAGACACAAAAGCCAAAGCTCTGCAAACATGTGCAACACACATGGCTGTGTATCTGCTGCTGGAATGTCTGGGTCTGTGTACAATCATATCCTACAGGGTACAGAGGATTTCACCTCATCTGAGGAGGTTTTTGGGGATGTCTACGCTGATTTTCCCACCAACGCTGAATCCGATCATCTATGGATTGAGAACTAAAGAGATTAGAGACAAATTCATTcactttgttaaaaacaaaatccttCCATTTTAA